The DNA segment TTCCGGCAGCGGTGCCGAGGGTAATGGCAATGGCAGCGATACCGGCGGTGGAGGTGCAGACACCGGTGCCGCTGGCGCGGAGACCTCCGCCAGCACCAGTGCAGAGGGCACCGGTACCGGTGGCGGCACATCCGGGGGTGGCGGCGATTGAGGGCGGCAAATCTGACTTAATGTAACTACCGACCGGGGGTCTAAAGAGGTCCTTCTCGTTGAAGGGCCTCTTTTTCGCATCGTCCGTCAAAACGTATTTTCGCCTGCAATCGCTCAGCATTCGTTTTGGCCGCTCAAGGCGTCACAGCCGCTTGCCGCGTCGAGAAGGCGCGTGCCGCTCTCCGCGGCGGACACTCCAAGGGCGAGAGAGATCACAAGCCAGGCTCATGAGCGGGCCGGGAACCAATTGCGTTGCTGTTGGTTGGGAGGTCTCTCAAGGAAGGAGTATATCAATGAATAAATTTGCCATGATGATTACCGCGCTGCTGACGTTTGTGGGTTCGTCGGCGATTGCCCAGGACACTATAGTGTTGCCTGGCGAAGTCAGAACCTACGTGCTTGAACAGAATACGCCATCGGTTCAATATGAGGGCGAGATCGTCGTCGGCCAGCCGGTGCCTGACGTGGTGGAAGTCTACCCTATTCCGGATCAGCCTGATTTCGCCTACGCGGTCGTCAATGAAAAGAGGGTCATCGTGAACCCGAGGACGAAGACGGTCGTGCAGGTTCTTGAATAGCCGATGAACCGTTTCGGGACGAAATATGGGAAAACGCGTGGAAAGCACCGAATTTCGACTGGCCGCCCAGCGCGAAATTCTCGTGGCTATTCTTTCCGCGCTTGCAAAAAATGACGACGCCTGGCGGGAGATCAACCGTATACTGGAAGAAGAGCTGATCGTGCAGGATCATGAGGAAGATCCGGGCATCGTTCCGTCCGAGGCCTTTGCCCGGCAGAACGCGGTGACGGCGGAAATCTCATCGATTCTTCAGGACGCCAGCGCACGCGCGGCTGCCGGCGGGAGCCCTGCCGAGTCGAAAAACGATCGTTGAGATCGTTGAGAAAAACGAAATAGCCTGGCCGCACGGGGGAACCGCTCCTCTTTTGGTGCGTTAAGGAAGCATTGCGGCTTACGGCGCCGCACGTTCAACGGACGCGCAAAGGTCGCCGTAGAGCTTTGAGTTTCTGCATGATTTTGTCCTTAAATCGGTTCCGATTTAAGGGACCGTGCAGGAGCCCGCGCATGTCCACACGAGC comes from the Sinorhizobium garamanticum genome and includes:
- a CDS encoding DUF1236 domain-containing protein yields the protein MNKFAMMITALLTFVGSSAIAQDTIVLPGEVRTYVLEQNTPSVQYEGEIVVGQPVPDVVEVYPIPDQPDFAYAVVNEKRVIVNPRTKTVVQVLE